The proteins below come from a single Balaenoptera musculus isolate JJ_BM4_2016_0621 chromosome 1, mBalMus1.pri.v3, whole genome shotgun sequence genomic window:
- the TMEM69 gene encoding transmembrane protein 69, with protein MGPTMVYFIQKFSRASSKMLKYPSTIRLGAKRRIETFSLKTCLQQNFSPLFPRPWLVSSFPVCMSKTQYYHTSPCSFKKKQEQAVLPARPPQTISYLPDSPKPALYITLAGLIPFIAPPLVMVMTKTYIPILAFTQMAYGASFLSFLGGIRWGFTLPQGSPAKPDFLNLANSAAPVVFSWLAFFVSERLSEAIVTVIIGLGIALHTELFLLPHYPNWFKALRIVVTLVAFVSFVITLLVKDFYPEKGPKRLRQVE; from the exons ATGGGGCCCACTATGGTTTACTTCATCCAGAAGTTTTCTCGAGCATCTTCAAAG ATGCTGAAGTACCCTTCCACAATCAGACTAGGAGCCAAAAGGAGAATAGAAACATTTTCTCTCAAAACATGCCTCCAGCAGAACTTTTCCCCCTTGTTTCCAAGGCCTTGGCTTGTCTCATCATTTCCAGTGTGTATGAGCAAGACACAATATTATCACACTTCCCCATGCAGCTTTAAGAAGAAGCAAGAGCAAGCAGTACTTCCAGCCAGGCCACCACAAACCATCAGTTACCTGCCTGACAGCCCAAAGCCAGCATTATACATAACTCTGGCAGGACTAATCCCCTTCATTGCTCCACCACTGGTCATGGTGATGACAAAGACTTATATTCCCATATTAGCTTTTACTCAGATGGCTTATGGAGCCAGTTTCCTATCTTTCTTGGGAGGGATCAGATGGGGTTTTACTCTGCCACAAGGTAGTCCAGCCAAACCAGACTTCCTCAATTTAGCTAATAGTGCAGCTCCTGTTGTGTTTTCATGGCTTGCATTCTTTGTTTCTGAAAGACTCAGTGAAGCTATAGTCACAGTAATAATAGGTTTGGGGATAGCATTACACACTGAACTTTTTCTCTTGCCACATTATCCCAATTGGTTCAAAGCCCTGAGGATAGTAGTCACTTTAGTGGCCTTTGTTTCATTTGTAATCACTTTACTAGTTAAAGATTTTTATCCAGAGAAGGGACCCAAGAGACTTAGGCaagtagaataa